A window from Triplophysa dalaica isolate WHDGS20190420 chromosome 3, ASM1584641v1, whole genome shotgun sequence encodes these proteins:
- the mffb gene encoding mitochondrial fission factor homolog A, which produces MSEADFFPSADMAEINRIHYELEYTEGINQQMRIPERLKISHNLSEEPPGSLIHRSHTTMMHVPERIVVSGDGNDARFSRPRDLDLIQSTPVETVELKTPPQVLTLNDQPLDFLEPEPVGNSTAQQREEMRSHLRSSKERCRPENATMRRSGQINKHDFASPSPSRGLVRVCPPLISPEDSQNLNTGLLNYIKNTTRRAYQQILEVLEDSNRNRTAVFNFEASLENTSDDAVLTDAASLRRQIIKLNRRLQLLELENKERARREMVIYSLTVAFWLVNSWIWVRR; this is translated from the exons ATGAGTGAGGCTGACTTCTTCCCCTCTGCTGATATGGCAGAGATCAATCGTATCCATTATGAACTTGAATATACAGAAGGCATCAATCAACAGATGCGGATCCCGGAGAGGCTCAAAATTTCCCACAACCTATCAGAGGAACCGCCTGGCTCCCTTATACATCGATCCCACACTACCATGATGCATGTGCCAGAGCGGATTGTAGTTTCAG GAGACGGCAATGATGCTCGCTTCAGTAGACCAAGAGATCTGGATCTGATTCAGTCCACGCCTGTAGAGACAGTTGAACTGAAGACACCACCTCAAGTTCTCACCCTCAATGATCAACCCCTGGACTTCCTAGAGCCAGAACCAGTAGGCAACTCCACTGCCCAACAAAGAGAAGAG ATGCGATCTCACTTGAGGTCAAGTAAGGAGCGCTGTAGGCCTGAGAACGCTACAATGCGCCGCAGTgggcaaataaacaaacatgattt TGCAAGCCCATCACCATCTCGTGGTCTGGTTCGTGTCTGTCCTCCTCTCATTAGCCCTGAGGACAGTCAGAATCTTAACACTGGGCTCCTCAACTACATCAAGAATACGACTCGCAGGGCTTACCAGCAAATCCTCGAGGTGCTGGAAGACAGTAACCGCAA tCGAACTGCTGTTTTCAATTTTGAGGCTAGTCTGGAGAACACCTCCGATGATGCTGTCTTAACAGATGCTGCATCATTGCGACGACAG ATCATAAAGCTAAACCGAAGACTGCAGCTGCTGGAGCTCGAGAACAAAGAGCGAGCCAGGCGTGAAATGGTCATTTATTCTCTCACTGTTGCATTCTGGTTAGTTAACTCCTGGATCTGGGTGCGACGCTAG
- the bpnt2 gene encoding inositol monophosphatase 3 yields MAPMGIRLSPIGIAVFCLLAAGVIYHLYAGVLSSRFASFRQKSTVDLRDLLALSIEAAELGGLEVKRIREDDTLEEKTKGKTKEGASELLTKGDLNSHRKMFYLIKNTYPHIQVNSEEHDNAEGEATIWTRNIPKEILEKVSEGKKVSAERITVWIDPLDATQEYTENLRKYVTTMVCVAVDGDPVIGVIHKPFTGYTAWGFVGKGASVAPRASYNTNSPKVIVSRSHSGTVKKFAQTAFGNNTEIIPAGGAGYKVLALLDPNDEEHEKADIYIHVTFIKKWDICAGDAILKSVGGQMTTLKGEQIDYTGSEGNTGGLLASIKNDHKDLVKRLPNLEEN; encoded by the exons ATGGCTCCGATGGGTATTCGGCTGTCGCCGATCGGTATCGCCGTGTTCTGTTTACTGGCGGCCGGTGTGATCTATCACCTCTATGCCGGGGTCTTGTCCAGCAGATTTGCATCGTTCAGACAGAAGAGTACCGTGGATCTGAGGGATCTGCTAGCTCTGTCCATAGAGGCTGCGGAGCTGGGAGGACTGGAGGTGAAGAGGATCAGGGAGGACGACACTTTGGAGGAGAAGACAAAGGGGAAAACCAAAGAAGGAGCCAGCGAACTGCTCACAAAGGGTGATCTGAACTCTCATCGAAAGATGTTCTACCTTATCAAGAACACCTACCCCCATATACAG GTGAACTCCGAAGAACACGATAATGCTGAGGGGGAGGCCACCATATGGACACGCAACATCCCTAAAGAAATTTTGGAGAAGGTCTCCGAGGGAAAGAAGGTGTCTGCCGAGAGGATTACTGTGTGGATTGATCCACTGGATGCCACCCAGGAATACACAG AGAATCTCCGTAAGTACGTCACCACCATGGTGTGTGTGGCTGTGGATGGGGATCCTGTTATAGGTGTGATCCATAAACCCTTCACTGGGTACACAG CTTGGGGGTTTGTTGGTAAGGGAGCCAGTGTGGCACCACGTGCTTCCTATAACACAAACTCTCCTAAGGTGATCGTGTCACGCTCACACTCTGGAACTGTGAAGAAGTTTGCTCAAACAGCATTTGGCAACAATACTGAAATTATACCAGCAGGGGGCGCAG GATATAAAGTACTGGCTCTTCTAGACCCTAACGATGAGGAACACGAGAAGGCTGATATTTATATACATGTGACATTCATCAAAAAGTGGGATATCTGTGCTGGTGATGCCATCTTGAAGTCTGTGGGTGGTCAAATGACAACTTTAAAAGGAGAGCAGATCGATTACACCGGATCAGAGGGAAACACGGGTGGCCTACTGGCTAGCATCAAAAATGACCACAAAGATTTGGTGAAGAGACTTCCAAACTTAGAAGAAAATTAA